CCAGGTCATCACGGACAAGAGCATCGTCCACACGCTCTTCACCGAGATCGGCCCGCGCTACGAGAACCGCCCGGGTGGTTACACCCGTATCACCAAGATCGGTAACCGTCGTGGCGACAACGCGCCCATGGCTGTCATCGAGCTGGTGGAGGCCCTGACCGTGGCCCAGCAGGCCACCGGTGAGGCCGAGGCGGCGACGAAGCGCTCCGCGAAGGACGCCGAGGCCGTTGTTGAGGCCAAGGCCGAGGAGACCCAGGTCGAGGACGCCAAGGTCGATGTGACCAAGGGTGATGAGGCCGCCGAGGAGTCCAAGGACGCGTAAGCGTCTGCGGGGTTCTGCTCGGTCGGCGGCTGCGGCTTCGTCGTGGTTGTTCGCGCAGTTCCCCGCGCCCCTAAAGGCGGGTCCGCTCCTTTCGAGGGGCGGGCCCGCTTTTGTGTTGCTGAGAGGATCTGCGTGTGAGCGATGACGTACAGCCCGGGTTCGTACGGGTGCGGCTGGACCTTTCCTACGACGGCAGCGGGTTCTCCGGGTGGGCCAAACAGGCCGGTGGCCGCAGGACCGTCCAGGGGGAGATCGAGGACGCCCTGCGCACGGTGACCCGGTCCGGGGAGGCCCTCTACGAGCTGACCGTGGCCGGACGTACCGATGCCGGAGTGCAT
The DNA window shown above is from Streptomyces sp. NBC_01451 and carries:
- the rplQ gene encoding 50S ribosomal protein L17; this encodes MPKPAKGARLGGSAAHEKLLLANLAKSLFEHGKITTTEAKARRLRPYAERLVTKAKKGDLHNRRQVLQVITDKSIVHTLFTEIGPRYENRPGGYTRITKIGNRRGDNAPMAVIELVEALTVAQQATGEAEAATKRSAKDAEAVVEAKAEETQVEDAKVDVTKGDEAAEESKDA